CTCAGAATCTGTACCTTTTCCATCGGTTTATGTGACTTGACTCCACAGACACTTAACTATATGCCTATTAGCCCAGGGCTTCAGACTCTCTCAGGTCTTATAtagtagagagaaagaaatgacttATTCTGAAAATCTCGTTTACACCTTTTGGTATGTGGGTTTAAGTGCTCTTGTCTAGAGGGTAGGGTGTATAGACACTAGAACCATGTCTGTCCATTTTCGTCTTCAagttgttttaatattattttcttttcattgtcttgGGAAATATAAATCTAAACAGAAAGCTATAGCTTAATCCTTTCCAGTGAAAATTCTGGATGCTCAGATAGCAGGAAAATTAATGTTAGGGATCCAGTGAACAGTCCTTATGAAGAGGGGTGAGGATCAATGGCTAGAGAGTGAAGTGTGCTTCATATCTTAGTTGAaatgctgaaaaaatatttttctatagaaaCATCATTCAATTGCATTCATATAAAGGCATTTAAgagcctactatgtaccaggcagtgctaggcagtagaaataaaaagaaatgagacatgtgcttctagttttaaaatacttacagaaTAGTTCAGAAGATGTAAACAGACAATGGCAGGATAGTCTGATAAGAAACATGACAGAGTACTATCGGTTTAGAGAAGGAAAGATCCATTAactgctagggaagttttcatgtAGGTGACATTCGACCTGTTTGTATCTGTGGAGCATTttaccaggcagagggaatggcatgTGCAAAAAAGCATGAAGATGTGAACAAGGTGGGGTTCACAGGCGAGGACAAGTTCAGTGAGACCCAAGGATAGCATGCAAAAGAGGCCTTTGGTTGCATAATAGtatagcactcaataaatattgttggcTACATGGAtggataaaagaatgaatattctATATACATCAGGCGCTCATATATGACCTCAGGGAATATAACTACTTGGAAAAGTGTATTCCAAATTTTAGCTTAAAAATCAATCTTTGAAACACAGTCTTTGGTTGTATTGGCAAAGATTTAATCTGAATCAAATATGAATTTGTCTTAGGGATTTTGTTTCCTTGTTAGTTACACAAAGAACAGTATATTTTCAGCCCTGAAAGTACCAAGTAATGATTCTCAGAAACGAAAAGGAAATGATCGAATCCAACACTTCTTCTATTCACCTAGATGGTGTTTGTGGTTAGTGGTTTGGAAGTTCATTTATTTCAGCCAGGCCAGTGGTCTCAAAGTGGAGGGAGTACACAAGACAATTTATTTTGGGatataggaagaaaatattaacatttttatttatattacttttaatgcccattgtttaatttctatttttgtgtatacacatatacacacataagtgTATATGCACACACTATATAAatcacacacatgcactcacacgtaTATACATCCTACACACAAATAAAATGAGGTTAtgtgctcccctccctcccctttccattTTTCCTGGCACATGTGATTAGAAAGGTTAGAGATTACTGATTTAAACCATTAGTACAAAACGCTTTCAAGGGAtcttaaaatattctaaactttgatctgggttttaaaaataagaatacatcTCATTTTATACCAGCTTAAGAGAAGCACTTTAATGAAATAAACATAATAGGTTGTAATTCATGTTTAGTAATGAACATATACTTGTAGGtactttaaatagatttttttttacacagaAGTAACTTTCAGGGAACAATTCATAACATGTTTTCTTAGTGAGATGGTAATGAGTGCCATAAACATCCTTGCTGTATACCCAGTCCCTTACCTAACATTTCCCTCCTAAGTTGGTTAAAAATCAACATTGCAATGGACAATATACTATATACTTAGTATGATCCCAGCTATGTATAAAGTGTAGGTTTGTataagtgtgtatgtatgtgcacatatgtatatttgtgtgtgtgtgcgtgtaatACAATGactaattaaaagagaaaaaaaaatcagtattgcaAGGGCATTGTCAGGAACAGTGCATTGCCGAATCCTTCCCTGGTGCTGCTGTTTGGCACGAGACTGACATCTAGAGTCGGATGTGGCTTATTTGTTCTGAGGTTTTTTCTGGTTGAACTTTCTGCtttggattttctgtatataaattatTGTATTCTTACTCTATATTCTATTCTGGTCTCACTTTTTGTTGGTAGCATGATGTAAGTTATTTTGCATACCCTGGTAGGAAAATGTGCACTATACCATTGCCCCATTGCAGTACCAGAGGAAATAATTTTTGCTACAAAATACTTTTCAAGGTGATTTTTTCTAACTCAAGTTTTGccactctccttcctccctccatcctccttcCCTGCCAACTTAGTCTAATTGGCCCATCACTTCTACACACCGTAAAGACAGTTCTTCCGTGCAAGACTGAGGCACGTGGTGTGGCTTCAAATCTTCTTCAGGGCAACAGTCATCATGTGGTCCACCTCATATGTTGAATGAAACAAATAAAGGATATATGCTGTAATTGAAAGTTTTTGAAGATGTTTGACTGCTTAGAATTCTCCTAGCAAATTAGGAAAGTATTTTTCAGTTGCATTTTGTTGGGCTTTAGTATTGGGATAATTACTCTTAGTAATAGTTTCCTTATATTCTGACATTCTTCTTGTAGCCAGTTGACTTTTCCGTttactttaaattgtttttaaaaaaaaccctgatcaGTGTATGTCCATTGACACTTGCATAACTTCTGGAGTTGGATTTTCAGTGACTTAATTGAAAATCAGAAGATTTCTATGGTCTTTCATAGTTAGAAGGTGCTCTTCCATTTTCATAAGTGTTGTCTTTCTCCTGCTGCAATAGTAAATAATAAGCCATATTTTAAGTTATGTAACCAATAACGCCACACTACAAGCAACATATAAACTACAGTGCCATCTTGCATTCTGGGTCCTAAATACCCTTCCAGTAACCTTAAAGGTCCAGTTACCATTTTCCCTTTATTTGGAGTAAGATGTGGGAACTGAAGAATAATTTTCTTGTTCAGATGCCATTGTCAAAGCCCTGGCTTAGAGCTTTAAAATTCCTACTTCCAGGCCTGTCTTCAGGCCATTTAACTTGGTCTCTTTGCTGAAAAAGGTGCCCCAGCATCAATAAGAAAAGAGTGTGAACAGGCATTTATAGTTATTCAGAGTGACATCTTAGGTAATTAGGCCACTTctttatgtgtttatatatacattgAAGGATGAAGTGACCACGTAGATGATATTCTTTCCTGGATGAAAATCCTTTTCAGAAATcggattttaaaaaacacacttcagggggcttccctggtggcgcagtggtcaagaatccgcctgccaaaaaaaaaaaaaaaaaagaatctgcctgccaatgcaggggacacgggttcgagccttggtctggggagatcccacatgtcgcggagcaactaagcccgtgcgccgtaactactgagcctgaactctagagcccatgaaccacaaatactgagcctgcgtgccgcaactactgaagcctgtgtgcctagagcccgtgctccgcaacaagagaagccactcaatgagaagcccgtgcatcgccacgaagagtagcccccgcttgccgcagctagagaaagcccgcgcgcagcatcaaagaccccacgcagccaaaaataaataaattaaaaacaaaacaaagcaaaacccccCCCACACCTCATATCAGAATTCTGTTTCATTTGGCCTCATGGCTGctgtttaagaagaaaatatctttcctagtatataagttcattattttgtatacattttaatttaaatctgaGCAGTTTGATCATGCATCATGGAAACCATCTGCTCTGCTGGCTCTAAAACAATGTCTTGTTTGAAAAACCTGTTTATATAGGACTTTAAAGAAACACTATCAGAATGTATTGTAATCAATATAGATGTATTCTTTCTATGACTACAACcccaaagactgaaaaaaaacctcatttcttcttcttcttcttatttttttttgcggcacgcgggcctctccctgttgtggcctctcctgttgcggagcacaggctccggacgcgcaggctcagcggccatggcttatgggcccagcctctccgcggcatgtgggatcttcccggtcctgggcacgaacccgtgtcccctgcatcggcaggcggactctcaaccactgtgccaccagggaagccctcctttcttatttttattagctgtatcttttttaatgtgaACAAGTAAGTTTTCTATATAATTTGATCCACAGATGTTTGCAACATCTACTTAATGCTTACTACTGCATGCAAGATACAATACAAAGTAGCTTTCAACCCACAAAAGCATCCTCGTCTGTACTGAAAACATTGCCTGTATCCAATGTGTTTCTGAAAGACTTCATGTCACTAAGATGCCAGCCTGTTGTCTATTGAATATTGCATCAGATGACCTTTGTTATGTATTTATCAAAGCAAGTTCTATATAAAGATGCATTTTGTGAAAATCCTCTTTCAGACGTTTGTAAAGGAAAACTTGGTTATCGATAGGTTGTTGGCAGCTTAGTTGTTTTTAGTTAAACATATGCTTTATATCTTTTTtgatattttacacttacaggtTGTTGGTTTGTTTCCATGTGTCTCTTCGTATATAGTTCTTGAGCAATTTCCTGAAAAATACGCCGAGCACTCTTTTTCTAtaaatacaaataagaaaaaaatgtatctctCTCAGGAATAAAAGCAGTGATTATTGCACATCATctcagccttttctttctttattgccaTCAGTCTCAGAAGCTACCCCGCCCAACACATCTATACCTAGTTAACTCTTGTATTTTGAGTATAGTAAGTAGAATTTATGATTGAGAACTATCAATTTACCACATATGTTACCATTATCATTTTTCTCAACAATAGGAAACAGTATCTGTGGTTGCAAGTTGTTCTTTGATGATGTTCTgagtttcttaaattattttggatttgAAGTAGTTACAACCACAATTCGAAAGATATTTTACAAGCATTGGTCTGTACCTTTTGtgaatcttctgtttctttctttcttagagtGTTAGATTTTGACTgtcaagaagaaaaggagaatctTATAAGACACTTTATGTACTCAAAACAGTTGTGGCAGAGATCTCATACCATAATAAGGTTAAACTAACTTAATATTTAAATGGTAATGCAGTAAGAGTTAATAATTTTCATGTCATTTCTGAGATGCTTTATTAATAAAATAGCTCAAACTGATTGTAGGATTTATAGCAATCCTAATATAACATACACATCCCCCCTCTTGTAGCATGTGAATAACCAGAAGATAGTCTTTCTCAAAATCTTTAGgccttttaaagatatttaaaggcAGTTTCTaatctcttttaacttttttttgctCTTAAAGATTGTTCTTAGCCCTTTCATACCTCCCCCACCAGCGGAAAGTAGCATGTGTATGATGGTTATAAAGAAGGGTCTCTTATTCCCATATTACtgggttttaaaaagaaaaccctgtAAATTGTGTACTCTGGTTAATAATTTCAGTGAtgaaaatttttgctttcttctacAGACCTCTTCTGCAGGTGGTATTTCCTGCAAATGCAAAGGAAGATATTAATTAGATGAGCTATTTCTGAGGCTCCCAACATGTGGAGAGATGGAAATTATTTCCTTATGATAATATTCAAGGCCATAGGGACATCTAATGCAAGAAATTTTACTTACTTTGGTGAGGACGATGAAGTACACGAATACACCAGTGACGTAGATAGACAGCAGTGATAAGAGGGCCGTCAGGAGACTCTGCAATTCCTTGCTGAGAGCCTTCCTGTCTTTGTTAATTACAGATACAGAAAGAACCACAGTCACTATTGAAGCATATTAttgcaaatatatgtataaagtaTAATCGAAACTACATGTTAGAGGTGAAACATGAACTTGTTCTATTTGGCTattcatataaaaatttattcagGGTCTCTTGATTCAGAAAGTACTCAAGTATATGATATAGTTAAAGCCAGTTCATTAGTTCTTTAAATGTATTATGCCCAACatgttattcatttttaaaacttaaaatttttagaaattcaaTTACTTGTCATAATGCTAAGAATCACTTTTTATATAAAGTTTTGCTGAAAGTTAGATAAACATTAAGAGTTTGTTCAAGGGTGTTTAAAGTTTCTTTTAGTAGATATGATGTACAGGTGTCACCAAGAGTCTGTTTATGGAGTTAAGATACTTTCCCATGTGTATTTATAACCTTGAACTGTTTAGTACACAGTGCAGTTCTCTAAGAACCTGAGAAGGCCGTACATTGAGACTCTAGTGCTCACTGCATGCTTAAAAGACAGGCATTGTTATATGTGCCCCTTATTTCTAATAAAGTTCTGGAAGTGGATTTATTGAATCCGTTTGCACATTCTGAATTTCTCCCTCCTTGCAGGAAGTGTCCTGTGCCCTAGGTAGTGATGAAGTAACACACCATGTCTTCAAGTACCTGAGTATTTGAAATACAAAATCCATTtagatttataattgttatctgaATAACTTGTACTTTTCAACTAAATATCCCATAGATGCTTATCGTGTGAACTCAGTTTATACAACGTACATTTTTCTTGTGAAACTAACAAATCAATCATATCTGTAAAACTTAAAAAGTTTCAAGTGTGAAATTAGGAGCTCTGTAGAAAAGGAAGTTGCCATGTCTATCTTAGTGGTACTTTCATTCCTGTTCCTCAAGAAGAATGTTTCTTCACATAAGCTTGCAGGTTTGAAACCTTCATCTCTTTACAAACCATTTTTCTTCTGTCTAATATTTTTTATAGAAGATGAATGCATGCAGTGAGATATACAGATCTCCAAAgctgttgtgtttgttttaatacctatagctaatatttattgagcacttgctatgaaCCAGGCACCATTAaaagtgctttatgtgtattaacGCATTTATAATTTACCTTACAGGTGAGAATAAACTAAGGTTAAATGACAGTGGAATATCAAAAGGCCATTAGAGCACCAAAGCAGGGGTTAAAATACAGGACCATCTGGGCTCCTCAAAGTCCTGTTTTAAAACCAAAAGGCTGGTTAATTTGAGTTTACGTTTTAATGATCTCAGTGCTCATCAtaccagagtttttttttttttttttaaagaagatgttgggggtaggagtttattaattaattttattatgtatttttgctgtgttgggtcttcgtttctgtgcaagggttttctctagttttggcaagcgggggccactcttcaacgctgtgcgtgggcctctcactattgcggcctctcttgttgcagagcacaggctccagacgcgcaggctcagtagttgtggctcacgggcctagtttctccgcggcatgtgggatcctcccagaccagggctcgaacccgtgtcccctgcattagcaggcagattctcaaccacggcgccaccagggaagcccataccagAGTTTCTTTAAAGGCGAGAGGTCTGAAAAAAAGCACGGAGTTGCTGCCCTTCATTTCCTTCCCCCAGAATCACGTGAAGCTTTTCCTctgaaatttcttaatttcttaatttatagAACTTAGCTAGGCTCCGTGTCCTCACTTGCATGAGGTAATTGTCATGGATTTTAGTAAGTCTCAAGAAGCCAGGGCCACACCGACCTTTTTTCTGTTCATTATCTATGCAGAAGGGGTAGGGTCAGGGATCCCCCAGTGGCTTCACCTAAAATTTGTGTTTATTCTCCAtaatgcatattttttttctgggtCCAATTTATTGATCGCTTTCGCTTCTCCAGTGTTTTGTTCTAGATGGTGCAATACCAGACTAGATACTGACAAGGCTGTCAGTTAATCATCACATTTCAATCAGTGTAACATACAAAAGGAGGATATAGTTGGTCAGCCTTTGCCAGTAAAGTCTGGACATGGAAAGAGAATATAGCACCCACATAACCCTGACTCTGCGTCTGTGGAGGCTGGGAGATGGTGTCAGAGGAGTTCTTGAATCCAGACTTCATGTTAGCTTGTGTGCAGGTCACACTCTTCACTGGCTCGGGTACTAAGTTATCAAATTTACCTCATAATCTCTGCATATAAGTATTGTGATGCATTTCGGGGGCAGAGCAGAACGCAGTGTTCGGGAATAAAGTCTTGACTAACCTCTTACCACCAGCACAGTCCCTCCTCCCGTCTGCTTAGCTCTCGGTTCCTTTGAACTGGGAAAGGCTATTCCACAGATGTAGATTGCGCTGTCATTGAAAGCCAGCCTGTTTACAGTGAGGGCAACTTGGTTTTGTGCCAGATTCACAAGGGTGAATTTGTCTGTCTCATCTCTGCATCCATCCAAGCACAGGTTCTCGGGCTGGAGAGCGCCATAGCGAAACCACAGGCTTGTTGGTCGCTCTGCAGGGCACCCCGCGGTGGAGAAAGAGCACTGCATGGTCACAGCCTTTTGAGTGTAATCCACTTCAAGGGAAGGTGGTTGAACCACCGAGACGGTACAGTTGCTTGCGGCACCTGCAGGAGGAAGCAGGTGAGCCTGTTTAGCGGGCCTCTCACCTCCCTTTGTGCTTCCgttttattgacattttggggTGAAGAATCGTTGAAAgccattactttctttttcttccctcactCCCAGCACAGACAAGACTGTAAAAGTAGACACTGGtgacagtattttataataactataaatggggtataacctttaaaaattgtgaggttgtacacctgtaacttacataacattgtacatcaactttacttcaattaaaaaaatttgagactaaaaaaaaaagtagacactGGTATTCCTCACTTTTCCTAACTCTCCGAGTTTCCTAAGCTCAGCCTGCTGTTGTGCAGTGATGTCTGGTACTCGAGGGCAGCCCCAGAGAGGTCCCGGGAATCTGCATTATCATGAGCGGAGGTGACAGCAGATCCAGAGTCAGAAGTTCGGGGTCCACATGTACACTTGTGGTGTACGTACAAGCTTTCCTCTGACCTCCCTATGCAGATCACTTACTCTCTCAGGACCCGTTTCCTCATCCGTACCCCCTGGCCTCACAGGAGTGTTGTATTCAATGTGGTAATAGGTATCAAAGCCCTTCATGCAAATGTCACACCCACTGATTGAGCACATGGGCAGTAGGAATTTGGGGGGGGCCTTGTGGCAGTTGTGATTGCTAGGAATTCATGACAATTTACAATTGTTCTTTTATGAGTCTAGTTGTCCCAGTGGGAAACATTATAAAAGGCAAGATGTACATCTGGGAAAATGTAGCCCGGGCTCAGCCTACAGTGTCTTTGATTACTGAGCAGAGGCCTAATGAGCTGGCCGGGCCACAGCCCAGCAAGTTGGATTTCTTCCTGGCACTTGTATGTTGCTTTGTAGTCTCTTGTAGCTTTCATCTGTTTGATGAGAGTGGAGCTCCTGGAGCACACACTTTAGTTCGGATCCTAGCTCTGCCAGTTCCTAGTTCTCTGGTCTGTTTCCTCATTAGCAAAATGGGATAGTATTGTGCACCTCATGAGTTTAGCGGGAAGTTTAAGTGAGGCCATGTATGCATAAGGAGTATTTACTTACCTAAGTCTtagtaagtatttaataaaagGTAGCTATTTCTGCTGCCATCATTATTCCATTAATGGGCAGTGTCATatgcccattttagagataattGTGGACATCTCAGCAATGTGTTAGCAGGGCCGGGATTAGATATCCAGTCCAGTGCTCTCTCCACCACGTCCTGCTGCTTTCATGTCATAGAGGTTGGGTCCCTACTTTGGCCTTCTGTCTAATCCCAGGCATGTGAAGCTGGAAAGCTGCTCAGGTGTTTATAAATGGGAAGACCTCCCCTCAACCCTTTTGGGATCAAGGGAGAGGCTCTATGTGAAATAGTATTGGTTGAGACAAATTGgaatttttgcatgtttttagTCTGACTTTGCCTGGTTATGTTTCCATGTGGTCTTATTTGTCTGACTTTgtccttggctactgtaaacgAAATTGAAAGGTAATCCAAGTGGTCTGATGTAAGTTTCAGACGCGCTTTTTGTCACCTAACGTTTTTGTTATAGGTCCTGACCCAGAACAGAAGAGTTAAAACTAGAATCATGGTATCTGTGATGCAGGTCTGTTCTCACcatgttttaattttagtatttgTACAATTGAAGACGAGCTGGGAGCTTTTTAGCAACCTGATAAATGTAAACCAGATGAGAGGGTAAAGTCACTTGGAGAAGACCAGGCTTCCTACTTCTTCAGCTGAGGGACTTAGCTTCACTCCTAAGTCTGATAGCTGTAAGCACAGGTCTCCTACCCAGACTCAGTCACCTTAGAAGTAAAGAAACGCTTTACAAGGTATAGTGATCATTATGTATGGAAACTTGAAATGGAAGTGGGCCTACCAAGCCACAAAGTTAACCAGCAGTGTCCCAGTGTCAGGTCCTCTGTCACATAGAGTTTTTAACAGGGAAGCtgccttttaacatttttcttggaGAGCTAGTGCTCCagggtaaaataaatatttgcaacttTGGAGTTTCATGTCTCTGCTCATTTCTGACTACTGCCTGAGAAGGGAGAAAACCAGTTGCAGTGGTTTCCTGTGAGAGCGCAGACTGTGGGGGCACCGCTGCCCCTTCCCCCATGCTGTGAAGCAACATCTTAGTGAGAAGAGGGAAGTTTGGATGATATGTCACACTGCAGCCCACTCCTTGGAAGATTTCTCTTTAAGAACTCCCAcattctgtagggtttttttttaaaaaaaaatctgaaaaggttGAAAGTTTATCTTCTTAGTGGAGGGAATAAAAAAAGATTACTATTTTTGAAGACCAAGCtagaaaatacatagaaaattaattttttgacaCTTTCTAAAAAAAGCCTCTTTGGAAAATTTCGAACATATGCAGAAGTAGTCGACCAGCACAGTAACTTCTGTGCCGTCCCCTGACTTCAACCCAGTGTTGTTTCACCTCTTCTCCCTACTTGCTCCTTCAGTCCTGTGTTATTTTAGGGCAAATTCCAGATATTTTATCTGCacatctttcaaaatatatctttaaaagataagaattcgtctttaaaataatactaattaaaatatattaaaagtaatatatacatattagggaaaaaaagactaTAACTGAAAGTAGAAGCAAAAAAATCACCCATAGTCCTTTCATCACCCCCACCAaaatcactgttaacattttatatttcttgacagatgagaaaaaaatcattttaagagCTTTTGCTCCCTTTCCTGCCCTATGACCCAAACTTTGTGGGCAAATCTGAGATTATTAGATTTATTAGAACTATGGTGAGATTATTAGAACTGTGATGTAGGAAACTCTTTCATAGAGAAAAAACAGGTATAGGCATCCATATATTATGAGATGATTCTTCAAGGAAGGAGCCAttgcagttgtttttttaaatgacaagtaCTTTAATTTATAGAAATTCAGCTTTTCTGAAGcactgttctttaaaaatattcaagtatTGTTTAGTGCAGAGTGAGTTCACCTGTATGGGAACTGAATTGTTGATTACTAACATGTGATTTTACGAATATTTTCAACCCTTTGGTGAGGTGCCCTTCTCTACAGCTGCATAAGAGCAAAGGACATTTTCAGTGTTAATATGAAATTTTTtctcagctatttttttttattacctgtttgagaaaaaaaatttatcacCTTAGACAATTTCCATAatgttatacatttaaaaattaatctgtaggggcttaaaatataaatgaattaggCGAAAAGTAGcaattgatttaaataaaatggagggaaaaataaaagaaccttACCGACATGAAATAGAATCAGATTGAGTTCCAGACCGAGAATGATTTTGCCTCTGTTCACAGTCTCCATTTCTGTGTGTTATGTGTGACGTGGTTGGTGGGATTGTGTATTTGAAGagagttggcttttttttttaaagaaaggaagaaccaAAGAGAGGAACTCTTATTAAGGAACCATAATCGGGAACTTTTTGAAATTGTGTAAAGattgtttgtaatccagtttcacCATTGAAAGTTGAGATTTTAGCCTAGAGCACATTTCTAAATGTTCATATGTTCACATTTTTCTTGGATTTTACAAATCCTCGAAAGTGTTAGATGTTTTGAGTGAGATTTTGATTTACACGTGGTGCATATTCTCAGGATGTATTGTTTGACGGATAATTCGTACTTTAAATTTCTAGAGCAGTTCAGTCGCTGGTCTTGGGGCATCTAATTTGTGCTTAGTGCTGGGCCAGTAACTTCTGGAAATggaggagaagcagaaggaagTGTCTTCACGTAGAGACAAGAGAAAAATTAGTGAACGGTACATCAGAGTACAATGAAGAAATAAGTTGTGTACCATTAACTAGCTGTGCCCCAGTTTGTGTGACCCCTTTTATTGTGCTGTGAAACAACTGTGTGGAATCTCTGTCATCCCCAGCCCCTTGGGGGCTTCATCAGTCAGGTTCTTTGTAAGCAACAGAAAATGACTTGGGCTGACTTAAGCAAAGGGTAATTTACTGAAAGGATTTGGGGTAGCTCAGCGAGTCACTGGAAGGACTGGAGAATCGTGTGGGGGGGTCTACACACAAGACACATGCCCCAAAACATACTATAAAACTGATCCAAAGAGCACACTGCCGCCGCCGAGCACTAGATGCTGCAGCTGGACCAAAGCCTGTCGGTAGTACCGCTCAACGCTGCCCAGCTGCTTGGTCTCACGCCACTGCTCCGCCTCCCCAGAGAACGAGCCTCATGTCCCCACTTCTCTGGGTCACTAGCTCCTCCTTCCAGGTCTCAGGCGAGTGTTTCTGAGCTTAGGTCGTGTGCCAGTGCCTTAGCTGCAAGAAAGGCAGGGAAAGCTGCTTCCCCAGGCTTTGTCTTCCACCAGGAAAAGGGTGCTGGGCCACTGAAAAGAGCGAAAAATCTTCCCACTGTACTGTTTGTACTCTTGGCACCTGTTGATTATATTTTGTCATTTACGGAAAGTTATTCTCAGTCTGAATTTAGTAACGCTTTTAGTATTATTGTGTTTTTTCCATCATCATAGCATCTAAAAGCACCCCCAAATTTATATatactattgtgtgtgtgtgtgtgtctgtagtcAGTGCTTGGTATGTGTGTGAACTTGAAGACCTTTTCTAGCCCCCCAGTATCTGGGCATCTGATGCTCATGGGTTTGGGAATGACTAACATAACATAGACTTCAGTCACTATTCCAAGAAGTGCTGGATTGATTCATCCGTTCTAGTGTGTTAGCCACTCTCTGGTTCTGGAGCTTAACTTTTATGAAATGGTTCTGGAAAGTTAGAGAGTGGATTGACCTCCCTTGAAAAAGATACTGAATgatctgtttttataaattaaaaccttcattagcctatttttattttcagcctGATAAACCTCTCTAGTTAATATGTTGCATAATTTTACTACACTAGTGGCATTTTCTAGCATTTATCCAAAACTGTCTTTCAAGTTTTACATGTTACTCTCTGCTTCAATATTCCAGTGTTTAATCAGCAGTTTTCCAAACCTATTAACCATTACAC
The sequence above is a segment of the Orcinus orca chromosome 16, mOrcOrc1.1, whole genome shotgun sequence genome. Coding sequences within it:
- the IGSF6 gene encoding immunoglobulin superfamily member 6 isoform X1 yields the protein METVNRGKIILGLELNLILFHVGAASNCTVSVVQPPSLEVDYTQKAVTMQCSFSTAGCPAERPTSLWFRYGALQPENLCLDGCRDETDKFTLVNLAQNQVALTVNRLAFNDSAIYICGIAFPSSKEPRAKQTGGGTVLVVRDRKALSKELQSLLTALLSLLSIYVTGVFVYFIVLTKEIPPAEESKSNTLRKKETEDSQKKKSARRIFQEIAQELYTKRHMETNQQPQEKDNTYENGRAPSNYERP
- the IGSF6 gene encoding immunoglobulin superfamily member 6 isoform X2, producing the protein METVNRGKIILGLELNLILFHVGAASNCTVSVVQPPSLEVDYTQKAVTMQCSFSTAGCPAERPTSLWFRYGALQPENLCLDGCRDETDKFTLVNLAQNQVALTVNRLAFNDSAIYICGIAFPSSKEPRAKQTGGGTVLVVRDRKALSKELQSLLTALLSLLSIYVTGVFVYFIVLTKSKSNTLRKKETEDSQKKKSARRIFQEIAQELYTKRHMETNQQPQEKDNTYENGRAPSNYERP